Genomic window (SAR116 cluster alpha proteobacterium HIMB100):
GGCTGGTCTGTATGCTGGTTACGCGCCATCTCTGGCTGTCTCTTTTGCTCAGCTTAAGCTCATTTGCTGTTTTGGCATCTGTGTATTGAACAGGTCAGCTATTTTTCGTCACATATTTGTGATCAGCAATTCGGATACCGGCTGCCGCTTTTTGCCGTTGGCATTTATCGTGCGCTTTGCCTTTACCTCTATTTGTCTGAAACCAGAATACATCTGTTTGACAATCGGCATACAGGCGTTAGACGCAATAAATTTAACACCGCGGTTGTCCACCTCCCGCACCAGTTCAGCCAGGCGGTTTTGGTCAGCCATGCCGAACCCGTCAGTCATATAGCTGGTAAAATAGGATGTGTGATTCAACGGAACGTAAGGCGGATCAAGATAGATCAAATCCCCCTCTTCTGCCTGCTCCAGGCACGCCTCAAATGTCTTATTTTGTATCTCTGTGAAACGCAGCGCACGCGCAGCTGCCCGCAATACCTCCTCATTCACCAAGGACGGGTTAGTATACCGCCCGAACGGCACATTATTCAGCCCTTTTGAATTCACCCGGTACATGCCGTTAAACCCGGTTCGGTTCAGATATAAAAACCGGCTTGCTCGTTGCAAAGGGGTTAATTTCGCCAGGCCGCCCTCTTGCCTGTCCAAATTCCGGATTTCAAGATAGTAATCCTTGTCATGTTGATGTGTTTTCAACAACTCGATCAGCTCATCAGTCTGAGCCTTGACCATCTGATAACAATTGACAAGCTCTGGGTTAATGTCATTAATCAGGCTGGGGGTCTTTTTATCATTTAGCTGCTCAGACAAGTGAAAGAAAACAGCTCCGCCGCCAACAAACGGTTCGATGTAGCGTGTAAACTGGTCTGGGACTAAAGGCGCAATATCGGCCAAAAGTTGGCGCTTGCCGCCGACCCATTTCAAGAAGGGTTTATTTATCATATGACACTGATAACCACTCTGGTGACATCTCGCAATATGGATATCCCTGCGGTGCGGGCTTATCCTGCCTGTAAAGACTATTTTTGAGGGTATATGACCACATTATTATCCATCTCTGCCCTTCTGATTACAGTTCTTCTGATGCAGATGGGCACAGGCGCGCTCGGGCCTCTTGATACGCTGTCCGGGATTGAACTTGGCTTCACCACAGTTGAGATTGGCATTATTGGCGCAGCTCATTTTACTGGCTTTATTATTGGCTGTTTTGGAGCGCCTGCACTGGTTCGCCGGGTTGGTCACGCCCGGGCCTATATTGTTACTGTGGCGTTATCTGTGATTGCCATTCTGTTGCACCCGATATTTCCCGTTTTTTGGGCCTGGTGCCTGTTCCGCGTGTTTGCCGGCCTTGCGATTGCCACCTCGCTTACAGCTATTGAAAGTTGGCTGAACGCAAAACTGACAAATAAAAACCGAGGCCGGTTTTTCTCTCTTTACCGGATGATGGATATGTCCGGTGCGTTGATTGCCCAGTCCCTTATTGCGATATTGGTACCGGTTGAACATTTTTCATATATGCTTTTGGCCATTATCTTGATTGTGTCACTTCTTCCTTTGGGACTGACGAAATCTGTGCAACCTGAACTGCCTGAAACGGGCAAACTAGACCCCTTATTCGCGTTGCGCATATCGCCTTTGGCCGTGATTGGGGTATTGATTGTCGGTGCAACGGGATCGGTTATCCGGATGATCGGCCCGTTATTCGCGTATCAATCTAATCTTGCGCCGGTAGAAATCGGCTTGTTTTTGAGCCTGTTCATTATTGGTGGGGCGGTGATTCAGCTTCCGGTCGGCTATTTGTCTGAACGGTTCAGCCCACGCCAGCTTCTTGGCCTGTTCAGCAGCCTGACCATCATTGCATCTGTTGGGATCAACATGATGGACGTCCAGGAAATATTCGGTATCCGCACCTTATTTGTTCTGGTGTTCATTTTTGGTCTGACCACAATGCCACTTTATTCAATTTGCGCAATTCACGCGAATAATCTGATCCCTGCCAGACAGATGACCGCACTCAGCGCCTCGCTGATCTTTATTTTTGCAGTTGGGGCGATTGTTTCACCAATTTTTGCAGGCTATCTCATTGATGCCTTTGGTACGGATGCCATGTTCCTCTATTTTGCTGCTTTGCACTTGATTTTGCTGATGTACACAGGTTATCGCGCGCTGATCAGGCCGGATTTAGCCCCGCGGCGTCAATATGTTTATATTCCGCGCACGTCATTGTTTATTGCAAAGACCATTAAATCCATGAAACGTCGCCAGTAACATTATGCGCTGGTTCTGCTTATCATCTGCTGCTTTACAAGCTGTCGTATCAGCTATAACACACAAAGAACGTGGCAATCCAACCAACCCGGCGGGCCTTTTAACGTGAGCAAATCAACTGCGCATTTCTTGATGCTGATTGCAGCTTTGATCTGGGGAACGACCTTTGTAGCCCAGACCACAGGTATGGATACGATCGGGCCATTTGCCTTTACTACCGTTCGCTATCTTATTGGCGCTGTGGTGCTGTTGCCGCTGGCACTTCATGAACGCAGACGGGTGAATCTAGGCACATATTTACGGGCGCAGCCCGCCCTGCGGCTCCAGACTGTGGGCTTAGGGGTGATGATGTTTGGCGGCATAGCCCTGCAACAGGTCGCCCTGCAATATACCCAAGTGGCTAATGCTGCCTTCCTGACAGCACTTTATGTACCGGCTGTGCCGCTTCTGTTATGGCTGCTCCTGCGACAACCAATTGCCGGGCGGGTTTGGTTGGCGGTGATTTTGTCACTTGGCGGGTCCTGGCTGTTATCTGGCAGCTCCAGCCTGCTCAGCCAATGGGGTGATTTTCTGGTCGCCACAGGAGCGCTGTTTTGGGCAGGCCACATCATCTTAATCGGACTGGTCATGACGAAAGTGAAAACGCCGTTTCAGTTTGCCTTCATTCAGAATTGCTTATGTGTTTTGTTCGGCTGGCTGCCCATGCTTATTTTGGAAGCCCCAGAGCTGGCAGACTTCTGGCCTGTTTTGCCAGAATTGCTCTATGCTGGTATATTTTCTGTCGGCATCGCCTATACACTTCAAATGATGGCACAGGGCTATGCCTCAACCACCCTGGCTGCCTTCATTCTGTCACTTGAATCTGTATTTGCAGTGATTTCTGGCTGGCTGTTATTGGGCCAGAGCCTCACTGTGATGGCCGGTATGGGATGTATGTGTATTTTTGCCGCGATTGTGATCGCAGATGTGCTGCCGGGTAACCTGTTCAGGCGCCCTAGGGCTTCAGGTTCATGAATACTGGCCCGGCTTATATTGACCTTGTGTTAATTGGTGGTGGCCACGCCCAGACACAGGTCTTAAAAGATTTTGCAATGAAACCGGAAGCCGGGGTCAGACTGACCCTAATCACGGATGTTTTGGACACGCCCTATTCGGGCATGCTGCCTGGCTATGTTGAAGGCATATGGTCCTATAAGGACATGCATATCAATTTGGTCAAGCTGGCCCGTTTCGCTGGAGCCCGCCTTATCCATCAGCCTGTTAAAAATATAGATTTAAAGAATAAAAACATTATTTTAGAAAACGATCTTATTATCAGGTATGATATTGTTTCGATCAATTGTGGGGCATCGCCAGATTTAAATGCCATCCCCGGCGCTGACCAGTTCGCGGTAGCGGTGAAACCCATTTCCCAGTTCTTGCAGAAACTGCCAGACCCGGCTTTTGTAAATGGTCCAGTCTGTATTGTTGGTGCAGGAGCAGCAGGAGCTGAATTGGCATTAGCCTTCCGGCGCAAATACGGGCCTGATTTAGCCATTCATCTGATCGGCCGCTCGCCAAGGGTTCTGCCGACCCGGACAGT
Coding sequences:
- a CDS encoding putative permease, DMT superfamily (PFAM: EamA-like transporter family); translation: MLIAALIWGTTFVAQTTGMDTIGPFAFTTVRYLIGAVVLLPLALHERRRVNLGTYLRAQPALRLQTVGLGVMMFGGIALQQVALQYTQVANAAFLTALYVPAVPLLLWLLLRQPIAGRVWLAVILSLGGSWLLSGSSSLLSQWGDFLVATGALFWAGHIILIGLVMTKVKTPFQFAFIQNCLCVLFGWLPMLILEAPELADFWPVLPELLYAGIFSVGIAYTLQMMAQGYASTTLAAFILSLESVFAVISGWLLLGQSLTVMAGMGCMCIFAAIVIADVLPGNLFRRPRASGS
- a CDS encoding Major Facilitator Superfamily transporter (PFAM: Major Facilitator Superfamily) translates to MTTLLSISALLITVLLMQMGTGALGPLDTLSGIELGFTTVEIGIIGAAHFTGFIIGCFGAPALVRRVGHARAYIVTVALSVIAILLHPIFPVFWAWCLFRVFAGLAIATSLTAIESWLNAKLTNKNRGRFFSLYRMMDMSGALIAQSLIAILVPVEHFSYMLLAIILIVSLLPLGLTKSVQPELPETGKLDPLFALRISPLAVIGVLIVGATGSVIRMIGPLFAYQSNLAPVEIGLFLSLFIIGGAVIQLPVGYLSERFSPRQLLGLFSSLTIIASVGINMMDVQEIFGIRTLFVLVFIFGLTTMPLYSICAIHANNLIPARQMTALSASLIFIFAVGAIVSPIFAGYLIDAFGTDAMFLYFAALHLILLMYTGYRALIRPDLAPRRQYVYIPRTSLFIAKTIKSMKRRQ
- a CDS encoding DNA adenine methylase Dam (PFAM: D12 class N6 adenine-specific DNA methyltransferase~TIGRFAM: DNA adenine methylase (dam)), with amino-acid sequence MINKPFLKWVGGKRQLLADIAPLVPDQFTRYIEPFVGGGAVFFHLSEQLNDKKTPSLINDINPELVNCYQMVKAQTDELIELLKTHQHDKDYYLEIRNLDRQEGGLAKLTPLQRASRFLYLNRTGFNGMYRVNSKGLNNVPFGRYTNPSLVNEEVLRAAARALRFTEIQNKTFEACLEQAEEGDLIYLDPPYVPLNHTSYFTSYMTDGFGMADQNRLAELVREVDNRGVKFIASNACMPIVKQMYSGFRQIEVKAKRTINANGKKRQPVSELLITNM